Proteins from a genomic interval of Lolium perenne isolate Kyuss_39 chromosome 1, Kyuss_2.0, whole genome shotgun sequence:
- the LOC127303319 gene encoding ubiquitin carboxyl-terminal hydrolase 9 gives MTIPSAEGFLPAASCLPCTAKEERAAVEALTRDAEANVKDGDLRYLVSQSWWTNWQSYVGLLSYGENDTDIPLQPTSRPGEIDNRKLVSEENSSGSEEQELQRTLREGEDYTLVPPEVWRKLYDWYKGGPAISRKVICEDPTSRRYIVDVYPLHLTLIDERDSSVRTIKLSRKAKVHELYRLVCSILAVEQSKIRLWDYYQKTKNKELTNQSETLEEAQLTMDQEILLEISIDYTWSSDLAPRCTNNEFALVPLEPSTSSFSIAGGPNISNGYSSRIGSSLPQDNHFNPLLRDTEDGYSGFSNGTKDEIHGLTGLHNLGNTCFMNSAIQSLVHTPPLVEYFLKDYTQEINTDNPLGLQGELAVAFAELLRKLWSAGRTSVPPRAFKSKLSRFAPQFSGYNQHDSQELLAFLLDGLHEDLNRVKKKPYIEAKDADDRPDEEFAEECWNDHKARNDSIIVDKFQGQYKSTLVCPECNKISVTFDPFMYLSLPLPSTVTRMMTVTVFSGTGEFLPMPYTVTVQKNGACRDLFKALSDACCLNDSETLLLAEVYDYRIYRYFSPSELLHSIKDGDQLVAYKLPVGHEKLLRVEILHRKVDRFTSEPQFSISRKLIGSPLVTCIPVDSTRKVDVYAAVSAVLAPFVRAKVHPPGDSMLNGSGPSLDGIVLTDNGASCEKGLSTSNVDEAITDAELLPFNLYLSDDKGHVRNPIDEDSNHVLGATMRLLMDWSVREHEIYNLKYMEDLPDVFKPGFMSKKTRQEAVNLFSCLDAFLKDEPLGPDDMWYCPSCKEHRQASKKLDLWRLPEILVVHLKRFSYSRYMKNKLDTFVNFPIHHLDMSKYAKHTSRGDQPPIYELYSVINHYGGLGGGHYSAYAKLVEEDNWYHFDDSHVSSVNEEETRTSAAYLLFYRRLDGNSCPMSEDVLVDTDMVDSPEA, from the exons ATGACGATACCAAGCGCCGAGGGGTTCCTCCCGGCGGCGAGCTGCCTGCCGTGCACGGCgaaggaggagcgggcggccgtCGAAGCCCTCACGCGGGACGCGGAGGCGAATGTCAAGGACGGCGATCTCCGCTACCTCGTCTCACAGAG CTGGTGGACAAACTGGCAATCTTATGTGGGCTTACTCAGTTATGGGGAGAATGACACTGACATTCCTCTTCAACCTACGAGTAGACCTGGGGAAATTGATAACAGGAAGCTTGTTTCGGAGGAAAATAGCAGTGGCAGTGAAGAGCAAGAGCTCCAAAGAACCTTGAGGGAAGGGGAGGACTACACTTTGGTGCCACCAGAAGTTTGGAGAAAGCTATATGACTG GTATAAAGGTGGACCAGCGATATCAAGGAAAGTGATTTGTGAGGATCCAACTTCTAGGAGATACATAGTGGATGTCTATCCCCTCCATTTGACACTAATTGATGAAAGAGACAGCTCTGTGCGGACTATCAAACTAAGTAGGAAG GCCAAAGTTCATGAGCTTTACAGATTGGTTTGCTCAATTTTGGCTGTAGAGCAGTCCAAG ATCCGCCTCTGGGATTATTACCAAAAGACGAAGAACAAAGAGCTGACCAATCAGAGTGAGACACTCGAGGAAGCTCAACTTACGATGGATCAAGAG ATTCTCCTGGAGATTAGTATAGATTATACCTGGTCATCTGATCTTGCTCCGAGATGTACCAACAATGAATTTGCATTAGTTCCACTGGAACCCTCCACATCATCATTCTCAATTGCTGGAGGCCCTAACATCTCGAATGGTTATTCATCTAGAATTGGCTCCAGTCTTCCTCAAGATAACCACTTTAATCCTTTATTAAGGGACACAGAAGATGGGTATAGTGGTTTCAGCAATGGAACAAAAGATGAAATCCATGGATTGACTGGGTTACATAACTTGGGCAATACATGCTTCATGAATAGCGCCATACAGTCCTTGGTACATACACCTCCATTGGTCGAGTACTTTTTGAAGGACTACACTCAGGAGATAAACACGGATAATCCGCTTGGGCTGCAG GGTGAACTTGCAGTAGCATTTGCTGAACTACTGAGGAAACTTTGGTCGGCCGGTCGCACTTCTGTACCTCCACGTGCATTTAAGTCGAAACTTTCTCGTTTTGCTCCTCAGTTTAGTGGATATAATCAGCACGATTCTCAG GAGTTGCTTGCATTTTTGCTGGATGGTTTGCATGAAGATCTCAACCGCGTGAAGAAGAAACCATATATTGAAGCAAAGGATGCGGATGATCGTCCTGATGAAGAATTTGCTGAAGAATGCTGGAATGACCATAAAGCTCGAAATGACTCCATAATAGTAGATAAGTTCCAG GGACAATACAAGTCTACCTTAGTCTGTCCAGAATGCAACAAAATCTCTGTTACCTTTGACCCATTCATGTATTTGTCACTACCATTGCCCTCAACTGTTACTCGAATGATGACTGTGACTGTATTTAGTGGTACTGGGGAGTTTCTTCCCATGCCTTACACTGTTACAGTACAAAAGAATGGAGCTTGCAGAGATCTCTTTAAAGCCCTGAGTGATGCATGCTGCTTAAACGATTCCGAGACATTGTTACTTGCAGAG GTATACGATTATCGGATTTACCGTTATTTCAGTCCATCAGAGCTACTTCATAGCATAAAAGATGGTGATCAGCTTGTTGCTTATAAGCTTCCTGTTGGCCATGAAAAGCTTTTGAGGGTTGAGATCCTGCATCGAAAGGTGGATAG ATTTACTTCAGAGCCCCAGTTTAGTATTTCTAGGAAGCTTATTGGAAGCCCTCTGGTGACTTGTATTCCTGTTGACTCAACAAGAAAAGTTGATGTTTATGCGGCTGTCTCTGCGGTGCTGGCTCCATTTGTACGAGCAAAAGTGCATCCTCCTGGCGATTCCATGCTGAATGGTAGCGGGCCAAGTTTGGATGGTATTGTACTAACTGATAATGGCGCCTCATGTGAGAAGGGTCTTTCTACGTCGAATGTGGATGAAGCAATAACTGATGCTGAGCTTTTGCCCTTTAATCTTTACTTGAGTGATGATAAAGGTCATGTGAGAAATCCTATAGATGAAGATTCTAATCATGTTTTGGGGGCAACCATGAGGTTATTGATGGACTGGTCTGTTAGAGAACATGAGATATATAACCTCAAGTACATGGAGGATCTTCCTGATGTTTTCAAGCCGGGATTCATGTCAAAGAAAACCCGGCAAGAAGCAGTCAACTTGTTTTCATGCTTGGATGCTTTCCTGAAGGACGAACCTCTGGGCCCTGATGACATGTG GTACTGTCCTAGCTGCAAGGAGCACAGACAGGCCAGCAAGAAACTTGACTTGTGGAGGTTGCCCGAGATATTGGTGGTCCACTTAAAAAGGTTTTCATACAGCCGTTATATGAAAAATAAGCTAGATACCTTTGTGAACTTTCCAATTCATCATCTTGATATGAGCAAGTATGCGAAGCACACGTCCAGAGGCGACCAGCCTCCCATCTATGAACTATATTCAGTGATTAATCATTATGGTGGTTTGGGAGGTGGTCACTATTCTGCCTATGCGAAG TTAGTAGAAGAAGACAACTGGTATCATTTTGATGATAGTCATGTCTCCTCTGTCAATGAAGAGGAAACTAGGACATCTGCGGCTTACCTGCTCTTCTATCGGCGTCTTGATGGCAATTCTTGTCCAATGTCTGAAGATGTTCTTGTTGACACTGATATGGTTGATTCTCCGGAG GCATAG